A stretch of Rhinopithecus roxellana isolate Shanxi Qingling chromosome 12, ASM756505v1, whole genome shotgun sequence DNA encodes these proteins:
- the TRIM28 gene encoding transcription intermediary factor 1-beta codes for MAASAAAASAAAASAASGSPGPGESSAGSEKRSTASSTAASASASASVSSPAGGGAEALELLEHCGVCRERLRPEREPRLLPCLHSACSACLGPAAPASANSSGDGGAAGDGAVVDCPVCKQQCFSKDIVENYFMRDSGNKAATDAQDANQCCTSCEDNAPATSYCVECSEPLCETCVEAHQRVKYTKDHTVRSTGPAKSRDGERTVYCNVHKHEPLVLFCESCDTLTCRDCQLNAHKDHQYQFLEDAVRNQRKLLASLVKRLGDKHATLQKSTKEVRSSIRQVSDVQKRVQVDVKMAILQIMKELNKRGRVLVNDAQKVTEGQQERLERQHWTMTKIQKHQEHILRFASWALESDNNTALLLSKKLIYFQLHRALKMIVDPVEPHGEMKFQWDLNAWTKSAEAFGKIVAERPGTNSTGPAPMAPPRAPGPLSKQGSGSSQPMEVQEGYGFGSDDPYSSAEPHVSGVKRSRSGEGEVSGLMRKVPRVSLERLDLDLTADSQPPVFKVFPGSTTEDYNLIVIERGAAAAATGQPGTAPAGTPGAPPLAGMAIVKEEETEAAIGAPPTATEGPETKPVLMALAEGPGAEGPRLASPSGSTSSGLEVVAPEGTSAPGGGPGTLDDSATICRVCQKPGDLVMCNQCEFCFHLDCHLPALQDVPGEEWSCSLCHVLPDLKEEDGSLSLDGADSTGVVAKLSPANQRKCERVLLALFCHEPCRPLHQLATDSTFSLDQPGGTLDLTLIRARLQEKLSPPYSSPQEFAQDVGRMFKQFNKLTEDKADVQSIIGLQRFFETRMNEAFGDTKFSAVLVEPPPMSLPGAGLSSQELSGGPGDGP; via the exons ATGGCGGCCTCGGCGGCGGCAGCCTCGGCAGCAGCGGCCTCGGCCGCCTCTGGCAGCCCGGGCCCGGGCGAGAGCTCCGCTGGCAGCGAAAAGCGCTCCACCGCCTCTTCGACCGCGGCCTCGGCCTCGGCTTCGGCCTCGGTGTCGTCGCCCGCGGGGGGCGGCGCCGAGGCGCTGGAGCTGCTGGAGCACTGCGGCGTGTGCAGAGAGCGCCTGCGACCCGAGAGGGAGCCCCGCCTGCTGCCCTGTTTGCACTCGGCCTGTAGTGCCTGCCTAGGGCCCGCGGCGCCCGCCTCCGCCAACAGCTCCGGGGACGGCGGGGCTGCGGGCGACGGCGCCG TGGTGGACTGTCCCGTGTGCAAGCAACAGTGCTTCTCCAAAGACATCGTGGAGAATTATTTCATGCGTGATAGTGGCAACAAGGCTGCCACCGACGCCCAGGATGCTAACCAG TGCTGCACTAGCTGTGAGGATAATGCTCCAGCTACCAGCTACTGTGTGGAGTGCTCGGAGCCTCTGTGTGAGACCTGTGTAGAGGCGCACCAGCGGGTGAAGTACACCAAGGACCACACTGTGCGCTCTACTG GGCCTGCCAAGTCTCGGGATGGTGAACGTACCGTCTATTGCAACGTACACAAGCATGAACCCCTTGTGCTGTTTTGTGAGAGCTGTGATACTCTCACCTGCCGAGACTGCCAGCTCAATGCCCACAAGGACCACCA GTACCAGTTCttagaggatgcagtgaggaACCAGCGCAAGCTCCTGGCCTCACTGGTGAAGCGCCTTGGGGACAAACATGCCACATTGCAGAAGAGCACCAAGGAGGTTCGCAGCTC GATTCGCCAGGTGTCTGACGTACAGAAGCGTGTGCAAGTGGATGTCAAGATGGCCATCCTGCAGATCATGAAGGAACTGAATAAGCGGGGCCGTGTGCTGGTCAACGATGCCCAG AAGGTTACTGAGGGGCAGCAGGAGCGCCTGGAGCGGCAGCACTGGACCATGACCAAGATCCAGAAGCACCAGGAGCACATTCTGCGCTTTGCCTCTTGGGCTCTGGAGAGTGACAACAACACAGCCCTTCTGCTTTCTAAGAAGTTG ATCTACTTCCAGCTGCACCGGGCCCTCAAGATGATTGTGGATCCCGTGGAGCCACATGGCGAGATGAAGTTTCAGTGGGACCTCAATGCCTGGACCAAGAGTGCCGAGGCCTTCG GCAAGATTGTGGCAGAGCGTCCTGGCACTAACTCAACAGGCCCTGCACCCATGGCCCCTCCAAGAGCCCCAGGGCCCCTGAGCAAGCAGGGCTCTGGCAGCAGCCAG CCTATGGAGGTGCAGGAAGGCTATGGCTTTGGGTCAG ATGATCCCTACTCAAGTGCAGAGCCCCATGTGTCAGGTGTGAAACG GTCCCGCTCAGGTGAGGGCGAGGTGAGCGGCCTTATGCGCAAGGTGCCACGAGTGAGCCTGGAACGCCTGGACCTGGACCTCACAGCTGACAGCCAGCCACCCGTCTTCAAGGTCTTCCCAGGCAGTACCACTGAGGACTACAACCTTATTGTTATTGAACGTGGCGCTGCCGCTGCAGCTACCGGCCAGCCAGGAACTGCACCTGCAGGAACCCCTGGTGCCCCACCCCTGGCTGGTATGGCCATTGTCAAG GAGGAGGAGACGGAGGCTGCCATTGGAGCCCCTCCTACTGCCACTGAGGGCCCTGAAACCAAACCTGTGCTTATGGCTCTTGCGGAGGGTCCTGGTGCTGAGGGTCCCCGCCTGGCCTCACCTAGTGGCAGCACCAGCTCAGGGCTGGAGGTGGTGGCTCCTGAGGGTACCTCAGCTCCAGGTGGTGGCCCGGGAACCCTGGATGACAGTGCCACCATTTGCCGTGTCTGCCAGAAGCCAGGTGATCTGGTCATGTGCAACCAGTGTGAGTTTTGTTTCCACCTGGACTGTCACCTGCCGGCCCTGCAGGATGTACCAGG GGAGGAGTGGAGCTGCTCACTCTGCCATGTGCTCCCTGACCTGAAGGAGGAGGATGGCAGCCTCAGCTTGGATGGTGCAGACAGCACTGGTGTGGTGGCCAAGCTCTCGCCAGCCAACCAGCGG AAATGTGAGCGTGTCCTGCTGGCTCTCTTCTGTCATGAACCCTGCCGCCCCCTGCATCAGTTGGCTACCGACTCTACCTTCTCCCTG GACCAGCCCGGTGGCACCCTGGATCTGACCCTGATCCGCGCCCGCCTGCAGGAGAAGTTGTCACCTCCCTACAGCTCCCCACAGGAGTTTGCCCAGGATGTGGGCCGCATGTTTAAGCAATTCAACAAGTTAACTGAG GACAAGGCAGACGTGCAGTCCATCATCGGCCTGCAGCGCTTCTTCGAGACGCGCATGAACGAGGCTTTCGGTGACACCAAGTTCTCTGCTGTGCTGGTGGAGCCCCCGCCGATGAGCCTGCCTGGTGCTGGCCTGAGTTCCCAGGAGCTGTCTGGTGGCCCTGGTGATGGCCCCTGA